The Ananas comosus cultivar F153 linkage group 7, ASM154086v1, whole genome shotgun sequence genome has a window encoding:
- the LOC109713462 gene encoding protein FAR1-RELATED SEQUENCE 4-like isoform X1 — protein sequence MVLIAEILDDAANDEEGRSSKERGGGGTSEEAKENCDNPKPSSDKPEVVVPTSENETETKEPTAIDDSPNLCHAPSAAETSSSSAPATGPPPEQPLYNEYALRVAYIMRSYLSMRQPNFTDAAAASGGVGPSSAADAATGSSDRCKAMMEVVLKEHGRWAVSKLVAEHNHPLLPPPEGCVSAPAVPVMGMEFESAEAAKAFYYGYGESSGFKARTGSNRRSSGSGALIMQRFLCWRGSYLMYRNNQGTFTGKRKRGPYKKRALKAAQETAASERDGDVTNGAASNGLIEELQSSPTLNDSLAAGEGAGAKAAAASAVGLETASAEVKDDWKGKDDAKAIPAANTSQSRLLRELGVRVSRYTNEERRNIILKYMMKRNNRPGVERPSKVPSRQALARRRQRGSGGRFLSTGEPKVPTRQPLSERRQRGAGRYLSRAKAQVPADKALDERHQQGSDGSFLGGRESQIPLDHALAEGRQQGRVGKILGEGESQTSSKVGEVTESEADAAAEISTDTGGEPKVGMVFLNEDKAYEFYVRYATTVGFNIRKGWWDKTARNVTRSRVYVCSREGFRPKNITTDTKKPRPETRTGCQARMAIRITSSGKYSVSEFIADHNHELAPSLDIQMLRSQKISGRVQRANRRNASLIPADYKNYLRSKRTKNMQLGDAGAVCEYLQKMKGENPAFFYAIQVDEDDQLTNIFWSDAKSRMDYCYFGDVVCFDSSYRINDYGRPFALFIGVNHHKQTIVFGTALLYDETVESFKWLFETFKNAMGGKQPKTILSDQSTAIAEAIGAVWPGSAHRLCVWHIYQNATKHLNHIFESSESFAHDFSKLLYDFEEEEEFVLAWESLAEKYDLKNNEWFCQLNEEREKWALVYGRETFCADIESILQRENMQILLKEYLKPEIDIPSFVKQLDKLVEEKRYAELLADYHANQGISRIPPLRLLWQAATAYTPSIFEQFRMEFELFLGCMVYCCGEVGSVSEYQVTIKEKPRGHFVRYDSSDFTIFCSCKKFESIGVPCCHMLKVLDFRNIKELPPHYILKRWRKDAKNGSPRENDVFALDDDAKSSLSKRYGSLLRILYRIAYRAAETMDTYAFMESQSDQLLEQVENILQTRLNAVSKGQQQTLVQNEGNINEFSRKASRKKNKNGEDRCRHQNPLESNKRQKGRQGVYDEANGVRGDEPSAALPDIPAHPRNPPNQFLSSSQFMQTPYVPSHQFGLGPVQGIHEMTQFSQESSSAALPPQPFHSSSQLTQDHIQNAVQGCPAPDVHSLQFVASNPQLGEQSTDQRHCTIPLWDFL from the exons ATGGTGCTCATCGCGGAGATATTGGACGACGCGGCGAACGATGAGGAGGGAAGGAGTTCCAAggagcgaggaggaggaggaacgTCGGAAGAGGCGAAGGAGAACTGCGATAATCCCAAGCCCTCTTCGGATAAGCCCGAGGTGGTTGTGCCCACTTCGGAGAACGAAACCGAGACGAAGGAACCCACCGCTATTGATGATAGCCCTAATCTATGTCACGCTCCCTCAGCGGCGgagacctcctcctcctccgcaccAGCAACTGGGCCGCCGCCGGAGCAGCCGCTCTACAACGAGTACGCGCTCCGCGTCGCCTACATCATGCGGAGCTACCTCTCCATGCGCCAACCGAACTTCACCGACGCCGCTGCTGCATCCGGCGGTGTGGGCCCCTCCTCGGCCGCTGACGCCGCAACCGGTTCATCCGACCGGTGCAAGGCGATGATGGAGGTGGTGTTGAAGGAGCATGGCAGATGGGCGGTGTCGAAGCTCGTGGCGGAGCACAATCATCCCCTGTTGCCTCCCCCGGAGGGTTGCGTTAGCGCGCCGGCCGTGCCGGTTATGGGAATGGAGTTTGAGTCGGCGGAGGCCGCGAAGGCTTTCTATTACGGGTACGGCGAGAGCTCCGGGTTCAAGGCTCGGACTGGCTCCAACCGGCGGTCGTCGGGCAGCGGGGCGCTCATCATGCAGAGGTTCTTGTGTTGGAGAGGGAGCTATCTTATGTACAGAAACAATCAGGGTACTTTCACAGGGAAGCGGAAGAGGGGGCCGTACAAAAAGAGAGCGCTTAAGGCAGCGCAGGAGACAGCAGCAAGTGAAAGAGATGGGGACGTTACGAATGGAGCTGCGAGTAATGGTCTCATCGAAGAGTTGCAGAGTAGTCCTACTTTAAATGATTCATTGGCTGCTGGAGAGGGTGCAGGGGCGAAAGCAGCTGCAGCTTCGGCTGTCGGTTTAGAGACCGCGAGCGCTGAAGTGAAGGATGATTGGAAAGGGAAGGACGACGCGAAGGCGATTCCTGCTGCCAATACTTCGCAATCGCGGTTGCTGAGGGAGCTTGGTGTGAGAGTGTCGCGCTACACCAATGAAGAAAGGAGAAACATAATTCTTAAGTACATGATGAAAAGGAATAATAGGCCAGGTGTTGAAAGGCCTTCCAag GTCCCCTCACGGCAAGCTTTGGCGAGAAGACGTCAGCGAGGTAGTGGTGGAAGATTTCTTAGCACAGGAGAACCGAAG GTTCCAACGCGGCAACCTTTATCTGAAAGGCGCCAGCGAGGCGCTGGAAGATATCTTAGTAGGGCAAAAGCGCAG GTCCCAGCGGATAAAGCATTGGATGAAAGGCACCAGCAAGGTAGCGACGGGAGCTTTCTTGGTGGAAGAGAATCACAG ATCCCATTAGATCATGCATTGGCTGAAGGGCGTCAACAAGGAAGGGTTGGAAAAATTCTTGGTGAGGGAGAATCACAG ACTTCAAGTAAAGTGGGTGAAGTGACAGAATCAGAGGCCGATGCCGCAGCTGAAATTTCTACAGATACCGGAGGAGAGCCAAAAGTCGGAATGGTCTTCTTAAACGAAGACAAGGCGTATGAGTTCTATGTTCGATATGCCACAACTGTTGGGTTCAACATTCGAAAAGGTTGGTGGGACAAAACTGCTCGTAATGTCACAAGATCGAGAGTTTATGTATGCTCAAGAGAAGGGTTCCGCCCTAAGAATATTACAACCGATACAAAGAAGCCACGACCCGAAACACGAACCGGTTGCCAAGCTCGGATGGCAATTCGAATCACATCTAGTGGTAAATACAGCGTGAGTGAATTCATAGCTGATCATAATCACGAGCTTGCTCCTTCATTGGATATTCAAATGCTAAGATCACAAAAGATTTCAGGAAGGGTACAGAGAGCTAACCGAAGGAATGCCAGTTTAATACCTGCTGATTATAAAAATTACCTCAGGTCAAAGCGCACAAAGAACATGCAGTTGGGTGACGCAGGAGCTGTATGCGAGTACCTACAAAAGATGAAGGGTGAAAACCCTGCATTTTTTTATGCTATACAAGTTGACGAAGATGATCAATTGACTAATATATTCTGGTCAGATGCAAAATCCAGGATGGACTACTGTTATTTCGGTGATGTAGTATGTTTCGACTCGAGTTATAGGATAAATGACTATGGTAGGccttttgctttatttattgGTGTCAATCATCACAAGCAAACCATAGTATTTGGTACAGCATTGCTGTACGATGAGACTGTAGAATCTTTCAAATGGCTATTTGAAACTTTCAAGAATGCTATGGGTGGAAAACAGCCGAAAACAATTTTGAGCGATCAGTCGACAGCTATAGCAGAGGCAATTGGTGCCGTATGGCCCGGAAGTGCTCATCGTCTGTGTGTATGGCATATTTATCAAAATGCCACTAAGCACTTGAATCATATTTTCGAAAGCTCTGAAAGTTTTGCACATGATTTTAGCAAATTATTATATGACtttgaggaggaggaagagttTGTACTAGCATGGGAGTCATTAGCTGAAAAGTATGATCTAAAAAACAACGAATGGTTCTGTCAATTGaatgaagaaagagaaaaatgggctTTGGTGTATGGGCGCGAGACATTTTGCGCAGATATTGAAAGCATTCTTCAAAGGGAAAATATGCAGATCTTGCTAAAAGAGTACTTGAAACCTGAGATAGATATTCCTAGTTTTGTCAAACAGCTTGACAAATTAGTGGAGGAGAAACGCTATGCTGAGCTACTAGCTGATTATCATGCAAATCAAGGGATCTCTAGAATACCCCCATTGCGATTGCTTTGGCAAGCTGCCACTGCATATACTCCCTCGATCTTTGAACAATTTAGAATGGAGTTTGAATTGTTCTTGGGTTGTATGGTATACTGTTGTGGTGAGGTCGGTTCGGTGTCTGAGTATCAAGTTACCATCAAGGAGAAGCCGAGAGGTCATTTTGTCAGATATGATTCATCAGACTTTACTATTTTTTGCAGCTGTAAAAAGTTTGAATCCATTGGTGTTCCATGTTGTCATATGCTGAAAGTACttgattttagaaatattaaggAACTCCCACCGCACTACATCTTAAAAAGATGGAGGAAGGATGCTAAGAACGGATCTCCACGAGAAAATGATGTCTTTGCCCTCGACGATGATGCAAAATCTTCTCTCTCGAAACGTTACGGTTCGCTGTTGCGGATATTGTACAGAATTGCTTATAGAGCAGCAGAAACCATGGATACTTATGCTTTTATGGAAAGCCAGTCAGATCAGCTATTGGAACAGGTTGAGAATATCTTGCAAACAAGATTAAATGCTGTCTCAAAGGGCCAACAGCAGACTTTGGTTCAAAATGAAGGCAATATAAATGAATTTTCTCGGAAGGCAAGTaggaagaagaataaaaatGGGGAAGATCGTTGTAGGCATCAGAATCCATTAGAATCAAATAAACGACAAAAAGGAAGACAAG GAGTATATGATGAGGCTAATGGTGTTAGGGGTGATGAACCATCTGCAGCCTTACCTGACATTCCAGCACATCCCAGGAATCCACCTAATCAATTCCTTTCATCAAGCCAATTCATGCAG ACACCATATGTTCCTAGCCATCAATTTGGACTCGGGCCTGTGCAGGGAATTCACGAAATGACACAATTTAGTCAG GAATCATCATCTGCTGCTTTACCACCACAACCATTTCATAGCAGCAGTCAATTGACCCAG GATCATATTCAGAATGCCGTGCAGGGTTGTCCAGCTCCAGATGTGCATTCTTTGCAATTTGTTGCTAGCAATCCCCAATTGGGCGAGCAGAGCACCGACCAACGCCACTGTACAATACCACTATGGGATTTTCTGTGA